In Euphorbia lathyris chromosome 9, ddEupLath1.1, whole genome shotgun sequence, the following are encoded in one genomic region:
- the LOC136205395 gene encoding calcium-dependent protein kinase 13, giving the protein MGNCCRSPAAVAREDVKSLSHDHAKKDSSAAASKKAPITVLTGIPKENIEEKYLVDRELGRGEFGVTYLCIERDSRELLACKSISKRKLRTAVDIEDVRREVAIMKHLPRNSSIVSLKEACEDDNAVHLVMELCEGGELFDRIVARGHYTERAAAAVTRTIVEVVQLCHKHGVIHRDLKPENFLFANKKENSPLKAIDFGLSIFFKPGERFSEIVGSPYYMAPEVLKRNYGPEIDIWSAGVILYILLCGVPPFWAESEQGVAQAILRGIIDFKRDPWPNISEGAKSLVKQMLEPDPKLRLTAKQVLEHSWLQNAKKAPNVPLGDVVKSRLKQFSMMNRFKRKALRVIADFLSNEELEDIKEMFRKVDTDNDGIVSTEELKAGLRNFNTQLAESEVQMLIEAVDTNGKGTLDYGEFVAVSLHLQRMANDEHLHNAFSYFDKDGNGFIEPDELRDALMEDGADDCTDVANDIFQEVDIDKDGKISYDEFVAMMKTGTDWRKASRHYSRGRFNSLSIKLMKDGSLNLG; this is encoded by the exons ATGGGTAATTGCTGCAGATCTCCCGCCGCTGTTGCCCGGGAGGATGTCAAATCTTTAAGTCATGATCATGCTAAGAAAGACTCTTCTGCTGCCGCTTCTAAGAAAGCTCCGATCACTGTTCTTACTGGCATTCCAAAAGAGAACATCGAAGAGAAGTACCTAGTCGATCGGGAGCTTGGTCGCGGCGAGTTTGGGGTTACTTATCTTTGTATTGAGCGGGATAGTAGGGAGTTATTGGCTTGTAAGAGTATCTCCAAGAGGAAGCTTAGGACTGCTGTAGATATTGAAGATGTGAGACGTGAAGTGGCTATAATGAAGCACTTGCCCAGGAATTCTAGTATTGTTAGCTTGAAGGAGGCTTGTGAAGATGACAATGCCGTCCACTTGGTCATGGAGTTGTGTGAGGGAGGTGAGCTGTTTGATCGGATAGTAGCTAGAGGACATTATACTGAAAGAGCTGCTGCGGCTGTCACACGGACGATTGTCGAGGTTGTTCAGCTATGCCACAAGCATGGCGTTATCCATAGGGATTTGAAGCCGGAGAATTTTTTGTTTGCAAATAAGAAGGAAAATTCTCCTTTGAAAGCAATTGATTTTGGCTTGTCTATATTCTTTAAGCCAG GTGAGAGGTTCTCTGAAATTGTTGGAAGTCCATATTACATGGCTCCAGAGGTGCTCAAGAGGAACTATGGACCTGAAATTGATATTTGGAGTGCAGGGGTCATTCTCTACATTTTGTTGTGTGGAGTTCCCCCATTTTGGGCTG AGTCTGAGCAAGGGGTTGCACAGGCCATTCTTCGTGGGATTATAGATTTCAAACGGGATCCATGGCCAAACATTTCTGAGGGTGCCAAGAGTCTAGTCAAGCAGATGCTGGAGCCAGATCCAAAGCTTCGACTCACTGCGAAACAAGTGCTAG AGCATTCGTGGCTCCAAAATGCGAAAAAGGCTCCAAATGTTCCTCTTGGCGATGTTGTCAAGTCAAGACTTAAGCAATTTTCTATGATGAACAGATTCAAAAGAAAAGCCCTCAGG GTTATTGCTGATTTCTTATCCAATGAAGAACTTGAAGACATCAAAGAGATGTTCAGGAAGGTGGACACTGATAATGATGGTATTGTTTCTACTGAAGAACTAAAAGCTGGACTTCGCAATTTTAACACCCAGCTTGCAGAGTCTGAAGTGCAAATGTTAATTGAAGCT GTAGATACTAATGGGAAAGGTACACTAGACTACGGGGAATTTGTTGCCGTATCCCTTCATCTTCAAAGGATGGCTAATGATGAGCATCTTCACAATGCATTTTCTTACTTTGACAAGGATGGCAATGGTTTTATCGAGCCAGATGAGCTTCGAGATGCCTTGATGGAAGATGGCGCAGATGATTGTACAGATGTCGCAAATGATATCTTCCAAGAAGTAGATATAGACAAG GACGGGAAAATCAGCTACGATGAGTTTGTTGCTATGATGAAAACGGGAACGGATTGGAGGAAGGCATCCCGTCATTATTCTAGAGGGAGATTCAACAGTTTAAGCATTAAGTTAATGAAGGATGGTTCACTAAACTTGGGGTGA